A window of the Virgibacillus pantothenticus genome harbors these coding sequences:
- a CDS encoding ArsR/SmtB family transcription factor, which yields MDHILQLTSRKRETYNVHLTYSLLWESALGIAAITNKKLINTLERPEKYWGEIKKSISDGLLEQLEFVEQNNTWKSLLQILHQREFKDLSEFIIYINGLQETELRFICLPFIGKDYQNYREKAAQGEKSSVEKLVQATANNSFFPTYIEFISQCDIVLLKEHLIQVMSNWYKEVLERDVAETSIILKNDYEAKKKMSNKLTPEELVQWATGGVTYAPEPSVHHVLLIPQYIYRPWNIEADMEETKVFYYPVANESITPNDKYTPNNFLVLKHKALGDEARLRIVKLLSEENRTLQEITDQLDIGKSTIHHHLKILRAAKLVEIVGSKYCLKKGAMELLFKELEVYLEK from the coding sequence GTGGATCATATTTTGCAACTTACTAGTAGAAAAAGGGAGACATACAACGTTCATTTAACGTACTCCCTGCTATGGGAAAGTGCTTTGGGTATAGCAGCAATTACAAATAAAAAACTGATTAACACACTGGAAAGACCAGAAAAATATTGGGGTGAAATAAAGAAATCAATCTCTGACGGACTATTGGAACAACTAGAGTTTGTTGAACAAAATAATACATGGAAGTCATTGTTGCAAATCCTTCATCAACGGGAGTTTAAAGATTTATCGGAATTTATCATTTATATTAACGGACTGCAAGAAACGGAGCTAAGATTCATATGTTTGCCGTTTATCGGAAAGGACTATCAAAATTACAGAGAGAAGGCGGCTCAAGGAGAAAAGAGCTCAGTAGAAAAACTGGTTCAGGCAACAGCTAATAATTCTTTCTTCCCTACTTATATCGAATTCATTAGTCAGTGTGACATTGTCCTTTTAAAGGAACATCTTATTCAAGTAATGAGCAACTGGTATAAAGAGGTTTTAGAACGAGATGTAGCAGAGACAAGCATCATTTTAAAAAATGATTATGAAGCCAAAAAGAAGATGAGCAACAAATTAACACCAGAAGAGTTAGTACAGTGGGCAACTGGGGGTGTGACTTATGCGCCTGAGCCAAGTGTGCATCATGTTTTATTAATACCACAATATATTTACCGCCCGTGGAATATTGAAGCAGATATGGAAGAGACTAAAGTCTTCTATTATCCAGTTGCCAATGAAAGTATTACTCCTAACGATAAATATACACCAAATAATTTTTTAGTGCTAAAGCATAAGGCATTAGGTGATGAGGCAAGACTCAGAATCGTTAAATTGCTCTCAGAAGAAAATCGTACACTACAGGAGATAACAGACCAACTAGATATTGGGAAGTCGACGATTCATCATCATTTGAAAATTTTAAGAGCAGCAAAATTAGTAGAAATAGTCGGTTCAAAATATTGTTTAAAAAAAGGCGCAATGGAGCTGTTATTCAAGGAGTTAGAAGTATACTTGGAAAAGTAA
- a CDS encoding TIGR03986 family type III CRISPR-associated RAMP protein: MSNKKNNKRFVNPYNFVPLEGICDKKSNRKVGLLTGKIECTLETLTPVFIPDSKDKEAFFHYPEDEKPVIPGSEIRGTIRSVFEAAFNGCLSQVNEGSFHRRSMDAKHPGLLFKTDEGWKLIQCGKIIKTTPYDIEPKSIILSEGDTLYSKNNRIFYKKQIPDGKEGFVHLSEKGPNGKPIFVFQPLRKTYKIEEIEIEYLLKVLELYERNNDKNEEHSGYIQYKYMLRSMLMDTDRSIKLPVYYSTDANGNISHLAPAALSQEVFKNTLIDILKAQGEYQPCECKQAICPACHLFGFVNQQEMQVSRIRFSDATIQKDCTFLDKMTLPALGEPKPGAVEFYTEKPKNNSYWTYDYDYIQEKRRPLKSSEVKIRGRKFYWHHEPKHYPLKTTDKEEMETTISPLDKGNRFNFTVYFERLTEKELNQLCNVLDINDSKEHAHKIGRGKPLGFGSIRITIDSIQTRKINENTGAYDLKTDQQRKNIAEAQINQASDLLRILRYQPGFAKNTVTYPKVEKSSQEGKPNDLASHQWFNKNKTRNGFKKVLPTIEEEVSTKSHKWLKINKV; the protein is encoded by the coding sequence ATGAGCAACAAAAAAAATAATAAACGTTTTGTAAATCCATATAATTTTGTCCCGCTAGAAGGTATATGTGACAAAAAAAGTAATCGTAAAGTTGGCTTGCTAACAGGAAAAATAGAGTGTACGTTAGAAACATTGACACCTGTATTTATACCAGATAGCAAAGATAAAGAAGCATTTTTCCACTATCCAGAAGATGAAAAACCTGTCATCCCAGGTTCAGAAATACGTGGGACCATTCGTAGCGTCTTTGAAGCAGCGTTTAATGGCTGTTTGTCACAAGTGAATGAGGGGTCATTTCATAGACGATCCATGGATGCAAAACACCCAGGTTTGCTTTTTAAAACGGATGAAGGTTGGAAGTTAATTCAATGTGGAAAAATAATAAAGACCACACCGTATGATATCGAACCTAAATCTATTATTCTATCTGAAGGAGATACTTTATACTCTAAAAATAATAGAATTTTTTATAAAAAACAAATTCCAGATGGTAAGGAAGGCTTTGTTCACTTAAGTGAGAAAGGACCTAACGGGAAACCCATTTTTGTCTTTCAACCTCTAAGAAAAACTTATAAGATAGAAGAAATAGAAATTGAATATTTATTAAAAGTATTAGAATTATATGAACGGAATAATGACAAAAATGAAGAACATAGTGGCTACATCCAATATAAGTATATGTTACGTAGCATGCTTATGGATACGGATAGGAGTATAAAGTTACCCGTATATTATTCAACAGACGCAAATGGGAACATTAGTCATTTGGCACCCGCCGCCCTTTCTCAAGAGGTTTTTAAAAATACACTTATAGACATTTTAAAAGCTCAAGGGGAATATCAGCCTTGCGAATGCAAACAAGCAATTTGCCCTGCTTGTCATTTGTTTGGTTTTGTCAACCAACAAGAAATGCAAGTTTCTAGAATTCGCTTTAGTGATGCAACAATACAAAAAGACTGTACATTTTTAGATAAAATGACCTTACCTGCCTTAGGAGAACCGAAGCCTGGAGCAGTCGAATTTTATACTGAAAAACCAAAAAATAATTCCTACTGGACATACGACTACGACTATATTCAAGAAAAACGGAGGCCTTTAAAATCAAGTGAAGTGAAAATACGTGGGCGGAAATTTTATTGGCACCATGAACCTAAACATTATCCTTTAAAAACTACAGATAAGGAAGAAATGGAAACGACAATATCACCGCTTGATAAAGGAAACAGATTCAATTTCACCGTTTATTTTGAACGACTAACAGAAAAAGAATTAAACCAATTATGTAACGTTCTAGATATTAACGATTCTAAAGAGCATGCTCATAAAATTGGTCGAGGAAAGCCATTAGGATTTGGCAGTATACGAATTACAATTGATAGCATCCAAACTAGGAAAATTAACGAAAACACAGGCGCTTACGATCTCAAAACTGACCAACAAAGAAAAAACATAGCGGAAGCTCAAATTAACCAAGCATCCGATTTATTAAGAATATTACGATATCAACCAGGTTTCGCTAAAAATACAGTTACCTATCCAAAGGTAGAAAAATCATCACAGGAAGGAAAGCCGAATGATTTAGCTTCCCACCAATGGTTTAATAAAAACAAGACAAGAAACGGGTTTAAGAAAGTCTTACCTACTATTGAAGAGGAAGTTTCAACCAAATCACATAAATGGTTAAAAATAAATAAAGTATAA
- a CDS encoding MFS transporter: MPTSILKNKSFVSVWLGNGISELGGAFGTFCNSVLIYQLTGSTLALSSMWILYFIPSLILQLMIGPFIDRWSRKWIMVFSQWARGIIFLIPLLALFTETLSPWHIYLVQIIVGLITPLYVPANQAIIPTIVPKDHLEKANAYIDGTVRLMTFMAPILGGIVVEYIGVTRTIILVTVLLMISGFTLMFIQDSRSVQGIRKTWVKEFVEGLSYFFTRPIIVWLGVFLGFVQFGVGVTMVTTLPYITEELNGSYAEYGYFMAGFPIGYILGAMLVGKITSESRRVLMLGALFIGGLTFMALFFNTSIVLGIATEIIGGIVMAIFSIHNMTICQKAIPHDVMGKVFSVRLFIIRGIMPLGVLAGGYLSEIWGVRSLYLFIGSIICIVSLVGIILPYFKFIDNDRAEQRAAS; the protein is encoded by the coding sequence TTGCCAACATCTATATTAAAGAATAAATCCTTTGTTTCCGTATGGCTTGGAAATGGAATTTCTGAATTAGGCGGGGCTTTCGGAACCTTTTGTAATTCCGTTTTAATCTATCAATTAACTGGCTCTACATTAGCTTTAAGCAGCATGTGGATCTTATATTTTATCCCTTCTCTCATTCTTCAGTTGATGATTGGTCCTTTTATTGACCGCTGGAGTCGCAAATGGATCATGGTCTTTTCTCAATGGGCGAGGGGAATTATTTTCCTAATTCCACTTCTTGCGCTATTTACGGAGACACTTTCGCCCTGGCATATATACTTGGTGCAGATTATTGTCGGGTTAATCACTCCGCTGTATGTCCCAGCAAATCAAGCAATCATACCTACTATTGTTCCTAAAGATCACTTAGAGAAAGCAAATGCTTACATAGATGGAACAGTTAGACTAATGACTTTTATGGCTCCTATCCTAGGTGGGATAGTAGTTGAATATATTGGCGTAACGCGAACGATTATTTTAGTAACTGTCTTATTGATGATAAGCGGGTTTACCCTAATGTTTATTCAAGATTCTAGGAGCGTTCAAGGGATTAGGAAAACATGGGTAAAAGAATTTGTGGAAGGTTTGTCTTACTTTTTTACTAGACCTATTATCGTTTGGTTGGGCGTGTTTTTGGGGTTTGTACAGTTTGGAGTTGGTGTAACGATGGTTACTACACTTCCATATATAACGGAGGAGCTAAATGGTAGTTATGCGGAGTACGGATACTTTATGGCTGGCTTTCCTATTGGGTATATCTTAGGGGCTATGCTAGTTGGCAAGATAACGTCCGAAAGCCGGCGTGTATTAATGCTCGGCGCATTATTTATTGGTGGACTGACATTTATGGCTTTATTTTTTAATACGAGTATTGTCCTAGGTATAGCAACGGAAATAATAGGAGGAATCGTTATGGCTATTTTTAGCATCCATAATATGACAATATGCCAAAAAGCGATACCTCATGATGTAATGGGAAAAGTATTCTCTGTGCGTTTATTCATCATTAGAGGTATTATGCCTTTAGGCGTTCTCGCTGGCGGTTATTTAAGTGAGATATGGGGAGTCCGTTCCTTATATTTATTCATAGGTTCTATCATTTGCATCGTTTCTTTAGTAGGAATCATTCTTCCGTATTTCAAGTTTATTGACAATGATAGAGCTGAACAGCGTGCAGCTTCCTAA
- a CDS encoding RAMP superfamily CRISPR-associated protein, giving the protein MEKKPLKNKITKRTYIQVEGELTSPLLAGSGEDDFSDMDILRDYKGTPFLAGTAVAGACRQWLHANSMDETAIDSLFGARKKEEIKQDSDLFQSRIFISDLQFKDPQITIRDHVKLTENKIADNMGKFDVEVIETGTPFIMRFEYIERESTGGHHDDTLIRAIVSAINHGELTFGGKTNRGYGKLKVKEVKQKEFLYTDTTTVKEWLKWSWEKIYKEKSSLNNYIKIEKQFHEVIVPLKIKQTLLIRDYKTNENDYTYLRANNKPVIPGTTWAGAFRHRLKQIAREIIGDLEVSEKIEEIFGSKHDKKQTNPSRLTFEESVIEEATPFKITRNAIDRFSGATIHGALFTGESVCKGKTSLVIRWRKDSCYDPIIKGILHWLIQDLMHGFLAIGGEIAVGRGVFEMDGENDPVKDWRIYQKSALTWIKDGVKHETSTV; this is encoded by the coding sequence TTGGAAAAGAAACCACTCAAAAATAAAATTACGAAACGTACGTATATTCAAGTCGAAGGAGAATTAACTTCTCCTCTCTTGGCAGGATCAGGTGAAGATGATTTTTCTGACATGGATATTTTACGTGATTATAAGGGAACTCCTTTTCTAGCAGGTACTGCAGTGGCTGGTGCATGTCGGCAATGGTTACACGCTAATAGTATGGACGAAACAGCAATCGACTCCTTGTTTGGTGCCAGAAAAAAAGAAGAAATAAAACAAGATAGTGACTTGTTTCAAAGCCGTATTTTTATATCTGACTTACAATTTAAAGACCCCCAGATTACGATACGTGATCATGTAAAGCTAACGGAGAATAAAATAGCTGACAATATGGGAAAGTTTGACGTAGAAGTCATTGAAACCGGTACGCCATTTATTATGCGATTCGAATATATAGAACGTGAAAGTACAGGTGGTCATCATGATGACACGTTAATTCGTGCGATCGTTAGCGCAATTAACCATGGTGAATTAACATTTGGCGGAAAAACGAATCGTGGTTACGGAAAATTAAAAGTTAAAGAAGTGAAACAAAAAGAGTTTCTTTATACTGATACAACAACAGTGAAAGAGTGGCTAAAATGGTCATGGGAGAAGATTTACAAAGAAAAATCTTCACTTAATAATTACATTAAAATTGAAAAGCAGTTTCACGAAGTTATAGTTCCTCTTAAAATTAAACAAACATTACTAATTCGTGATTACAAGACAAATGAAAATGACTACACATATTTACGTGCTAATAATAAGCCTGTTATCCCTGGTACAACATGGGCTGGGGCATTTCGTCACCGTTTAAAACAAATCGCTCGTGAGATAATAGGTGATTTGGAAGTTTCAGAAAAGATTGAAGAGATATTTGGTAGTAAACATGATAAAAAGCAAACAAATCCCTCTCGATTAACTTTTGAAGAATCCGTCATTGAAGAGGCAACACCGTTCAAGATCACAAGAAATGCAATTGATCGTTTCTCTGGTGCTACCATACATGGTGCTTTATTTACAGGTGAATCTGTCTGTAAAGGAAAGACGAGCTTAGTCATTCGATGGCGAAAAGATAGTTGTTACGACCCTATTATAAAGGGAATATTACACTGGTTAATTCAAGACTTAATGCATGGATTTCTAGCAATCGGTGGTGAAATTGCAGTAGGACGAGGAGTTTTTGAAATGGACGGCGAAAATGATCCTGTTAAGGACTGGCGTATCTATCAAAAGAGTGCTTTGACATGGATAAAGGATGGTGTAAAACATGAAACTAGCACGGTGTAA
- the blaI gene encoding penicillinase repressor BlaI, with protein MTKHVPKISEAEWEVMESLWKRSPQPQTANEVYKALQGHTDWSPKTVRTLLDRLVQKEVVGVNRDTKVYTFFPLYSQDECQRTEAKSFIQRIYGGAFKSLLVQFMEEESLSDEEINELRSILDKKAKDK; from the coding sequence ATGACAAAGCATGTACCAAAAATATCGGAAGCTGAGTGGGAAGTCATGGAATCGTTATGGAAACGATCCCCACAGCCGCAAACAGCTAATGAAGTATATAAAGCTTTACAGGGGCATACCGACTGGAGTCCTAAAACAGTGCGCACACTCTTAGATCGACTTGTTCAAAAAGAGGTTGTTGGTGTAAATCGGGATACAAAGGTTTATACGTTTTTCCCTTTGTATTCACAGGATGAATGTCAGCGAACGGAAGCGAAATCTTTTATTCAGCGAATTTATGGAGGAGCATTTAAATCACTCCTCGTTCAGTTTATGGAGGAAGAGTCTTTATCTGATGAGGAAATTAACGAACTACGCTCTATTTTAGATAAGAAAGCAAAAGATAAATAG
- a CDS encoding RAMP superfamily CRISPR-associated protein, with product MRKYKLTITLDSDVSPGSGDSIAGVVDHDITHEYGIPIIPAKRLKGALRGVAKEFVDWGFTSQCEVNKLFGEPGKQYRSGFKIYDAKLASIPAGYFENEEDKEIKDYNTFLAQIKQLDTAAKVLPLFTMLYTKTATENGQAQTGSLRTIRAINRGLVFKSIIELENEEQQKLLYDCVKGLRHLGYGRTRGLGEVTCNLTMIQGEPEIKCNFMKKENSSHQEEQFVNQAIRITLQQPTLLAGSKGLYYSCTDFVPGSALLGVFASLYIKKHNLGKDAHKNPEFERLFLRGGVSFGYAYPEVDEKVFMPCPAHIQRVKNENRAMLRVKKDSTAVLRKINSLAYMQENTNELLLHEPAKEFRMHHARPDNRHIGRAVNDTKGAEKLEGKRGQFYYYTALQKGQRFIGKLKGKQKDVQLLVSLLKGVNDTIHLGRSRTAEYGAAKVDVVNKEPHMGGFLKAKKGDNKVAIYLATPLTLQNEIGRYVADVELLIAQFEREIGAALNIEKMYIKETVLTGYNAKWRLPKQEKQALDAGTVLIVSTENKEVDWSLIEKQQWGTEIGEGFGEIQVLQYEDTPNELGCISMSKKLQGKQSTKIDHPLDCVRYIERAIEKRNKDTLYNKEAIHLAKEMLDELKQYSKSKIYQLEQYVRCEENNFALPKSFPDPLKDIGDKKLKNQTKVFIDAFFHTIKLEVRKVGKETTQK from the coding sequence ATGCGGAAGTATAAACTAACGATTACGCTGGATAGCGATGTAAGCCCTGGAAGTGGCGACAGTATTGCAGGGGTTGTTGATCATGACATTACACATGAATACGGGATTCCAATCATTCCCGCAAAACGGTTAAAAGGCGCATTACGAGGAGTAGCAAAAGAGTTTGTAGATTGGGGCTTCACTTCTCAATGTGAGGTGAACAAGCTATTTGGAGAGCCAGGAAAGCAATATCGTTCTGGGTTTAAAATATATGATGCGAAACTTGCTTCGATACCAGCAGGCTATTTTGAAAACGAAGAAGATAAGGAAATAAAAGATTACAATACCTTCCTAGCACAAATCAAACAACTTGATACAGCAGCAAAAGTGTTACCTCTTTTTACAATGCTTTATACTAAAACCGCAACAGAAAATGGACAAGCTCAAACAGGCTCGTTGCGCACGATACGTGCAATAAATCGTGGATTAGTTTTTAAAAGTATTATAGAACTAGAAAATGAGGAACAACAAAAGTTATTATACGATTGTGTTAAAGGTTTGCGTCATCTAGGATATGGACGTACACGTGGTTTAGGTGAAGTAACTTGTAATCTTACAATGATTCAAGGTGAACCAGAGATAAAATGTAATTTCATGAAGAAGGAAAATAGTTCACATCAAGAAGAACAGTTCGTAAACCAAGCGATCCGCATTACGTTGCAACAACCAACATTATTAGCAGGTAGCAAAGGGCTCTATTACAGTTGTACCGATTTCGTACCAGGTAGTGCTTTATTAGGCGTCTTCGCAAGTCTATATATTAAAAAACATAACTTAGGCAAGGATGCCCATAAAAACCCAGAGTTTGAGCGCCTATTTTTACGTGGTGGTGTCTCCTTTGGTTATGCGTACCCAGAAGTGGATGAGAAAGTTTTTATGCCTTGTCCCGCTCATATACAACGCGTAAAAAATGAAAATCGAGCAATGTTGCGTGTTAAGAAAGATTCAACTGCCGTGTTACGTAAAATAAATTCGCTTGCTTACATGCAAGAAAACACAAATGAACTCTTGTTACATGAACCTGCAAAAGAATTTCGCATGCATCATGCAAGACCTGATAATCGTCACATTGGTCGAGCAGTAAACGATACGAAAGGTGCCGAGAAATTAGAAGGGAAAAGAGGTCAATTTTATTACTATACAGCCCTTCAAAAAGGACAGCGTTTCATTGGGAAATTAAAAGGCAAACAAAAAGATGTCCAACTACTCGTTTCGTTATTAAAGGGCGTAAATGACACTATTCACCTCGGTCGTTCACGTACCGCTGAATATGGCGCTGCGAAAGTGGATGTAGTGAATAAAGAACCTCATATGGGGGGCTTTTTAAAAGCAAAAAAAGGGGATAACAAAGTGGCGATTTATTTGGCAACCCCTCTCACATTACAAAATGAGATAGGGCGATACGTCGCTGATGTCGAGCTCTTAATTGCCCAATTCGAAAGAGAAATAGGAGCAGCGTTAAACATTGAAAAGATGTATATCAAAGAGACGGTGTTAACTGGGTACAACGCGAAATGGCGCTTACCAAAGCAAGAAAAGCAAGCCTTAGATGCAGGTACAGTCCTTATTGTCTCAACAGAAAATAAGGAAGTCGATTGGTCTTTAATAGAAAAACAACAATGGGGGACAGAAATTGGGGAAGGTTTTGGGGAAATACAAGTTCTGCAGTATGAGGATACACCGAATGAATTAGGCTGTATTTCCATGAGCAAAAAGTTACAAGGAAAACAATCAACTAAAATAGATCATCCTCTCGATTGTGTCCGCTATATTGAGCGAGCCATAGAAAAACGTAACAAAGATACCCTTTATAATAAGGAAGCCATCCATTTGGCAAAAGAAATGTTAGACGAGTTAAAACAGTACAGTAAATCAAAAATATATCAATTAGAGCAGTATGTGAGATGCGAAGAAAATAACTTTGCTTTGCCAAAGTCATTTCCGGATCCTTTAAAAGATATAGGTGATAAAAAATTGAAAAACCAAACTAAAGTTTTTATTGATGCTTTCTTCCACACGATAAAACTGGAGGTGAGAAAAGTTGGAAAAGAAACCACTCAAAAATAA
- the csx19 gene encoding type III-D CRISPR-associated protein Csx19 encodes MKLARCNSTITKGKLKTDELINFIKLNNGQLYVVTDYGVFLGEVASKIIKLYDQEIPTAEFIQEVRIFNKDKEIKITRMHGEFVWRERKDTDHKKGKITRIDETYLLWGKVEQCENGWSILTEQRGSRIALPHSYEEKQKVGLVFRKYIAFQDWDLANEQSFTYHVVDDRLVEYQLWKEEKTDEQQKK; translated from the coding sequence ATGAAACTAGCACGGTGTAATTCTACAATCACGAAAGGAAAACTAAAAACTGATGAATTAATAAATTTTATTAAGTTAAACAACGGGCAGCTTTATGTAGTAACCGATTATGGCGTTTTTTTAGGAGAGGTAGCATCGAAAATTATTAAACTTTACGACCAAGAAATTCCTACCGCCGAATTTATCCAGGAGGTACGTATTTTTAACAAAGATAAGGAAATCAAAATCACACGGATGCATGGTGAATTCGTATGGCGTGAACGAAAAGACACAGATCATAAAAAGGGGAAAATAACTCGCATTGATGAAACATACCTACTATGGGGGAAAGTAGAACAATGCGAAAATGGCTGGTCAATTTTAACCGAACAACGCGGATCTCGTATCGCCCTTCCTCATTCATACGAAGAGAAACAAAAGGTAGGTCTAGTTTTCCGTAAATATATTGCGTTTCAAGATTGGGACTTAGCAAATGAACAATCTTTTACTTATCACGTAGTAGACGATCGCTTAGTCGAGTATCAACTATGGAAGGAGGAAAAGACAGATGAGCAACAAAAAAAATAA